Proteins encoded by one window of Halobacteriovoraceae bacterium:
- a CDS encoding flagellin FliC — protein MGLRINTNVTSLAAQRNLNITKRDQERNLTKLSSGSRINKAGDDAAGLAISERLKSEIRSTQQAKRNAADGISFIQTAEGGLNEVSSILIRLRELSIQSASDTIGDVERSFSDKEYQSLVKEVDRIAQSTTFNGTSLINGEGEDRDIQIGIKNVDGQDRITFTPSESNATADALGILGTSVGLKEDAQVNLETIDNAITQVNGNRANLGALQNRLVSTISNLEVGNENLSAANSRIRDTDVAQATSDLTKSNILMGASTSVLAQANTSQSAALKLIG, from the coding sequence ATGGGCTTAAGAATTAACACAAACGTCACGTCTCTTGCCGCTCAAAGAAATTTAAACATTACTAAAAGAGATCAAGAGAGAAATTTAACAAAACTATCATCTGGTTCAAGAATTAATAAGGCCGGAGATGATGCTGCAGGCTTGGCGATTTCTGAAAGATTGAAGTCAGAAATTAGATCTACTCAACAGGCCAAGAGAAACGCTGCAGATGGTATCTCTTTCATACAGACTGCTGAAGGTGGATTGAATGAAGTTTCAAGTATTCTTATCAGACTTAGAGAACTATCTATCCAGTCGGCTTCAGATACGATTGGAGATGTTGAAAGATCTTTTTCTGATAAAGAGTATCAAAGTTTAGTGAAAGAAGTAGATAGAATCGCACAGTCTACTACTTTTAACGGTACATCACTTATAAATGGTGAAGGCGAAGATAGAGATATTCAAATCGGTATTAAGAACGTTGATGGACAAGATAGAATTACTTTCACTCCATCTGAGTCAAATGCAACTGCTGATGCCTTAGGAATTTTAGGTACATCTGTAGGTCTTAAAGAAGATGCTCAAGTGAATTTGGAAACAATTGATAACGCGATTACACAAGTTAACGGTAATAGAGCAAATTTAGGTGCATTACAAAATAGACTGGTATCAACTATTAGTAACTTAGAAGTTGGAAATGAAAACTTAAGTGCTGCAAATTCTCGAATTAGAGATACTGATGTCGCACAAGCAACTTCAGATTTAACTAAGTCGAATATTTTAATGGGAGCGTCTACATCAGTTTTAGCTCAAGCGAATACTTCTCAATCTGCTGCACTAAAACTTATTGGATAA
- the rfaE2 gene encoding D-glycero-beta-D-manno-heptose 1-phosphate adenylyltransferase gives MNLENFVKLNREKKIVFTNGCFDILHKGHVKYLNEAKKLGDVLILGLNSDASVKRLKGNSRPINNELDRKYILENLRSVDFVQIFDEDTPYELIKNVLPDVLVKGGDWKVEDIVGHDVVQSKGGIVMGLCFEEGYSTTNIIEKSKQS, from the coding sequence GTGAATTTAGAGAACTTTGTTAAATTAAATAGAGAAAAAAAAATAGTTTTCACGAATGGTTGTTTTGATATTCTTCATAAGGGCCATGTAAAATACTTAAATGAGGCCAAGAAGTTGGGAGATGTTCTAATATTGGGATTAAATTCAGATGCTTCAGTAAAAAGATTAAAAGGCAATAGTAGGCCAATTAACAATGAGCTTGATAGAAAGTATATTCTTGAAAATTTAAGGTCAGTTGATTTTGTGCAGATATTTGATGAAGATACTCCCTATGAACTTATAAAAAATGTATTGCCTGATGTGCTTGTAAAGGGTGGCGATTGGAAGGTTGAAGATATCGTCGGGCATGATGTTGTTCAGTCAAAAGGTGGAATAGTGATGGGGCTTTGCTTTGAAGAAGGATATTCCACTACAAACATAATAGAAAAGTCAAAACAGTCTTAA
- a CDS encoding RDD family protein, which yields MDNLQQQKEKNTKSSININSDFDLDHLEFRPINKGLGFHQNTNKDRVGPVKRKVIVNSNTLENQKRSRLEARTNSKVSLGTYKNGTDPIYDKKEFLLNEEKKVTSTDKEISVKNVDLSIKASKFEIFVAWLIDLVIVLFFLAVTGIFLILGSGIDLDLIESLINKQEIYLFGGLLFIFYYFLYFTVLDVSGTPGKNTLGLKVVDESGKTVRMKSLFVRTSLSLVSFILLGLPNVLNIHGAVSKTSVIKR from the coding sequence ATGGATAATTTGCAACAACAGAAAGAGAAAAATACAAAGAGTTCAATTAATATCAATAGTGATTTTGATTTAGATCATTTGGAATTTAGGCCTATCAATAAAGGACTAGGTTTTCATCAAAATACAAATAAAGACAGAGTTGGCCCTGTTAAAAGAAAAGTAATCGTAAATTCAAATACATTAGAAAATCAAAAACGTAGCAGGCTTGAAGCAAGAACGAATTCTAAAGTTAGTCTTGGAACTTATAAAAATGGGACAGATCCTATTTACGATAAAAAAGAATTTCTTTTGAATGAAGAAAAAAAGGTTACATCAACAGATAAAGAAATTTCTGTCAAAAATGTTGATCTATCGATTAAAGCTTCAAAATTTGAAATTTTTGTTGCTTGGTTAATCGATCTTGTGATTGTTCTATTCTTTTTAGCAGTGACAGGGATTTTTTTGATACTTGGATCTGGGATAGATCTAGATTTAATAGAGTCGTTGATCAATAAACAAGAAATTTACCTGTTTGGTGGTTTGCTTTTTATATTTTACTATTTCTTATATTTTACGGTCTTGGATGTTAGTGGAACTCCAGGTAAAAACACTTTAGGACTTAAAGTTGTTGATGAATCTGGAAAAACTGTCAGAATGAAATCATTATTTGTGAGAACATCATTAAGCTTGGTATCGTTTATATTATTAGGTCTTCCAAACGTTTTAAATATTCATGGGGCGGTATCAAAAACATCTGTCATTAAAAGGTAG
- a CDS encoding 16S rRNA (uracil(1498)-N(3))-methyltransferase translates to MRAIYLENIEPDIGKDGVIFVDGENAKHLIQSVRIRSGEKILVLNGRGLKVHCEVQEISKRDLNLRVFDIQEIPDNRTLSLILAPPKKEAFEEIIKKSMEIGIKEIIIFDSEFSIRSQFNLPRLEKIVESALIQSNGTHKLELKFEKTFEDVIKTVPIESIFYFCTRQTSDKLEIRQCKKYLLIGPEGGFSIEEEEKFNSLKIQSILLPTNILRSPTAVCVASGYMLALERIN, encoded by the coding sequence ATGAGAGCAATATATTTAGAAAATATTGAACCGGATATAGGTAAAGATGGAGTCATTTTTGTTGATGGAGAAAATGCAAAACATCTCATACAATCAGTTCGAATCAGATCAGGAGAGAAAATTTTAGTTCTAAATGGGAGAGGGCTAAAAGTTCATTGTGAAGTTCAAGAAATTTCTAAAAGGGATCTAAATTTAAGAGTATTTGATATTCAAGAAATACCAGACAACCGGACTTTGTCGTTAATTTTAGCTCCTCCTAAAAAAGAAGCTTTTGAGGAAATCATAAAGAAATCTATGGAAATAGGTATTAAAGAGATCATCATTTTTGATTCTGAATTTTCCATACGTTCTCAGTTTAATCTTCCAAGACTTGAAAAAATTGTTGAAAGTGCCCTTATTCAATCAAATGGTACACATAAATTAGAGCTAAAATTTGAAAAGACTTTTGAAGATGTTATTAAAACTGTTCCAATTGAAAGCATTTTCTATTTTTGCACTAGGCAGACTTCAGATAAACTTGAAATAAGACAGTGTAAAAAGTATTTGCTAATTGGGCCAGAAGGAGGCTTTTCAATTGAAGAAGAAGAGAAGTTCAATTCATTAAAAATTCAATCAATTCTTTTACCTACAAATATTTTAAGATCACCTACGGCTGTTTGTGTTGCGTCAGGTTACATGCTCGCTTTGGAGAGAATCAATTAG
- a CDS encoding 50S ribosomal protein L11 methyltransferase, with product MNKVYNILKCSLDGLEIQEIELLKIKAMHDFHCSGVEEYSIDEQKVDEILGERAYSGGDIPLELYDEIDLSQGPNEMFFYFENSNVENFKKYLLSENISNVTIDQKNFEDWNSIWKKHYERISISKRIEIVPSWEKTQNKSNEIYIYPGQGFGTGGHETTFLCLKLFDSLLNNNMLKPGFKCLDFGCGSGILGIAALKWQSMGVVFCDIDPNALDNTVQNIELNFEGHDLSGSSVVLRERLEVNKKYDLIFANILENILDLEKDLIYSLLNTDGYLIVSGLLNEQVESLKDKYIKLGLKSVENVSKGNWSALLFKKI from the coding sequence ATGAATAAAGTTTATAATATTTTAAAATGTTCCCTGGATGGTTTAGAAATCCAAGAAATTGAGTTACTAAAAATTAAGGCCATGCATGATTTTCATTGCAGTGGAGTAGAAGAATATTCTATTGATGAGCAAAAAGTTGATGAAATTTTAGGAGAAAGGGCCTACTCGGGTGGAGATATACCTCTTGAGCTTTATGATGAGATTGATCTCTCTCAAGGGCCAAATGAAATGTTTTTTTATTTTGAGAACTCCAATGTTGAAAATTTTAAAAAATATTTACTAAGTGAAAACATTTCTAATGTCACGATTGATCAAAAGAATTTTGAGGATTGGAATTCAATCTGGAAGAAGCACTATGAGAGGATTTCAATATCAAAAAGAATCGAAATAGTACCATCTTGGGAAAAAACTCAAAACAAATCTAATGAAATCTATATTTATCCTGGGCAGGGTTTTGGTACAGGAGGACATGAGACAACATTTTTGTGTTTAAAACTTTTTGATAGTCTACTTAACAATAATATGCTGAAACCTGGATTTAAATGTTTGGATTTTGGGTGTGGCTCTGGCATTTTAGGAATTGCGGCCCTGAAATGGCAATCTATGGGGGTTGTTTTTTGTGATATAGACCCCAATGCGCTCGACAATACTGTACAAAATATTGAATTAAACTTTGAGGGGCATGATTTATCAGGGTCTTCTGTTGTACTTCGTGAAAGATTAGAAGTTAATAAAAAATACGATTTAATTTTTGCTAATATTTTAGAAAATATTCTCGATCTTGAAAAAGACCTTATTTACAGTTTATTGAATACTGATGGTTACCTGATTGTTTCTGGACTTTTAAATGAACAAGTGGAAAGTCTCAAAGACAAGTACATTAAACTTGGTCTAAAATCTGTAGAGAATGTTTCAAAGGGCAACTGGTCAGCACTGTTATTTAAAAAAATATGA
- a CDS encoding ribonuclease J: MNDFKIKFHPLGGLGQIGSNMMQVLTPKSNLIIDAGILFPNDDFFDIDYLIPDYRAIIGIPTDIIITHGHEDHIGAISHFCMAFPNANLWASSFTAELINAKLSYAKIYKAISIFEEKSVIEFKDIEIHPIHVNHSIPQTFGLLLKDKKNDFGAFYVSDFKVDKKTKYEAFFNFKKLNSLSKKLKHRILLPDSTNITSKRRRTLSESDLIDDLKKVISAKKNRIFITTFSSNLHRIQTIINIATKEKRWLIPYGRSMVNYIEAGLKCQIIKDPKNIIKQSDDNSINKDSAIILLSGCQGDFYGTFRRVSYGHDKLFVPDKKDTFIISSKAIPGNEKNVNNVLNQLAEIGVEIYTSDLGKFHASGHAGIDDLQELYDQYEPHDIIPIHGETIFIRRHIKNIKKKTKSNYHFLLNYHQLIFKNDYTTMNIPPKEEFKPLFINQKSGVIEKETINERRKLATQGTVLLSSTFQSPSSVFKMQMFGLPKFLNDEESEIDYQIAEIIAKHKKTSRTSDLEEKIRVDLRRFFVNKYSIKPIVFIHFL; encoded by the coding sequence ATGAATGACTTTAAAATTAAATTTCATCCGCTTGGGGGGTTAGGACAAATTGGTTCCAATATGATGCAAGTATTAACCCCAAAATCAAACTTGATCATAGATGCTGGAATTCTCTTTCCAAATGATGATTTTTTCGACATAGATTATTTAATTCCTGATTATCGGGCGATTATAGGTATCCCCACAGATATCATTATAACCCACGGACATGAAGATCATATTGGCGCAATCTCACATTTTTGTATGGCATTTCCAAATGCCAATTTATGGGCCTCTTCTTTCACTGCAGAGTTGATTAACGCAAAATTGTCCTATGCCAAAATTTACAAAGCTATTAGCATATTTGAGGAAAAATCCGTAATTGAATTCAAGGATATTGAAATCCATCCTATTCATGTCAACCACTCTATTCCACAAACATTCGGACTTCTATTAAAAGATAAAAAAAACGATTTTGGGGCCTTTTATGTTTCAGATTTTAAAGTGGATAAAAAAACTAAATATGAAGCTTTTTTTAATTTTAAAAAACTCAATTCCCTTTCAAAAAAATTAAAACACAGAATTTTATTGCCTGATAGTACAAACATAACCTCTAAACGACGGAGAACTCTTTCTGAATCTGATTTGATCGATGATTTGAAAAAAGTGATCTCTGCAAAAAAAAATAGAATATTTATTACTACATTTTCATCAAACCTTCATCGGATTCAAACAATTATCAACATTGCAACTAAAGAAAAAAGGTGGCTCATACCCTATGGAAGATCCATGGTAAATTATATCGAGGCCGGACTCAAGTGCCAGATAATTAAAGATCCTAAAAATATAATTAAGCAATCTGACGATAATTCAATAAATAAGGATAGTGCAATTATATTACTTTCAGGTTGTCAGGGTGATTTTTATGGTACTTTTCGAAGAGTTTCTTATGGGCACGATAAACTTTTTGTACCAGATAAAAAAGATACTTTTATCATTAGTTCAAAAGCTATTCCTGGTAATGAAAAAAATGTAAACAATGTACTTAATCAACTCGCTGAAATTGGTGTAGAAATCTATACCAGTGACCTTGGGAAATTTCATGCATCTGGACATGCAGGAATTGATGACTTACAAGAACTTTATGATCAATATGAACCACATGATATTATACCAATTCATGGCGAGACTATTTTTATAAGAAGACATATAAAAAATATTAAAAAGAAGACAAAATCAAATTATCATTTTCTTCTAAATTACCATCAATTAATATTCAAAAATGACTATACAACAATGAATATTCCACCAAAGGAAGAATTCAAACCTCTTTTCATTAATCAAAAAAGTGGAGTTATAGAAAAAGAAACTATAAATGAAAGAAGAAAATTGGCCACACAAGGTACAGTCCTTCTTAGCTCAACATTTCAATCTCCTTCTAGTGTATTTAAAATGCAAATGTTTGGACTCCCTAAATTTTTAAATGACGAAGAAAGTGAGATTGATTATCAAATTGCTGAAATTATTGCCAAGCATAAAAAAACTTCTCGAACCAGCGATCTAGAGGAAAAGATTCGTGTAGACCTTAGGCGATTCTTTGTAAATAAATACTCAATTAAACCAATTGTATTTATTCACTTTTTATAG
- the ftsZ gene encoding cell division protein FtsZ, which produces MFEISNEEKRIDLGAKIRVIGIGGGGCNAVNTMIRAGLTGVEYIVANTDAQALNANLAPTKIQLGAEITKGLGAGANPEIGRKSALDEYEKLSEVLEGSDMVFITAGMGGGTGTGAAPVVAKLAKEMGALTVGVVTRPFQFEGKKRRRVADDGIITLEENVDSLITIPNQRLLQIAGESLSLIDTFKTADEVLLNAVRGISDLINNTGHINADFADVCTVMAGKGLSLMGTGVCSGQDRAIKAATEAISSPLLEDITIDGATGIIINITGSSSLTMHEANEATTLIMEAADEDAEIIFGTVIDENMQDEVKVTVVATGLGGKERVSVANMRSMRPQEVIRTKAEEKNINPQRSVPVQSSPMVDLELDNASFSDDFNKVPSTSQEMLEEIKASKSSNLMNSIQNAAERYGSVAREEVQSSIPSRRPMREEHTRSSEPAVQNSSRAKSIAEKLGFINFDEDEFDTPSFMRKEDEGQNSLEH; this is translated from the coding sequence ATGTTTGAAATTTCTAATGAAGAAAAAAGAATTGATCTAGGTGCTAAAATTAGAGTGATAGGTATTGGTGGAGGCGGATGCAACGCTGTTAATACAATGATTCGGGCCGGTCTAACAGGTGTTGAGTACATTGTTGCTAATACTGATGCTCAAGCATTAAACGCCAATCTGGCCCCTACAAAAATTCAACTTGGCGCTGAAATTACCAAAGGTCTAGGTGCTGGAGCAAATCCTGAAATCGGCAGAAAATCAGCTTTAGATGAATATGAAAAACTTTCTGAAGTATTAGAAGGTTCAGATATGGTATTTATCACTGCTGGTATGGGCGGTGGAACTGGAACTGGGGCCGCTCCAGTTGTTGCCAAACTGGCAAAAGAAATGGGTGCCCTTACAGTTGGAGTTGTGACAAGACCATTTCAGTTTGAAGGTAAAAAAAGAAGAAGAGTTGCTGATGATGGAATTATCACACTAGAAGAAAACGTTGATTCTTTAATTACTATTCCAAACCAAAGATTGTTGCAAATTGCTGGTGAGAGTCTGTCTCTCATTGATACTTTTAAAACGGCCGATGAGGTCTTATTAAATGCTGTAAGGGGAATTTCAGATTTAATAAATAACACTGGTCATATCAATGCTGACTTTGCAGATGTCTGTACAGTAATGGCCGGTAAAGGTCTATCTCTCATGGGGACAGGCGTATGCTCAGGTCAAGATAGAGCAATCAAGGCCGCTACAGAAGCCATTAGCTCTCCTCTTTTAGAAGATATAACAATTGATGGGGCCACAGGAATTATAATTAATATTACAGGTAGCTCATCTTTAACTATGCATGAAGCGAATGAGGCCACTACACTGATTATGGAGGCCGCTGATGAGGATGCTGAGATAATTTTTGGTACTGTTATTGATGAGAATATGCAAGATGAAGTAAAGGTAACAGTTGTTGCGACTGGCCTTGGAGGAAAAGAGAGAGTAAGTGTTGCAAATATGAGATCGATGAGACCGCAAGAAGTTATTCGTACAAAAGCTGAAGAAAAAAATATAAATCCTCAAAGGTCAGTACCTGTGCAAAGTTCTCCTATGGTTGATCTAGAGCTTGATAACGCTAGTTTTAGCGATGATTTCAATAAGGTTCCTTCTACATCTCAGGAAATGCTTGAAGAAATTAAAGCTTCTAAAAGTTCTAATTTAATGAACTCAATTCAAAATGCAGCTGAAAGATATGGAAGTGTTGCTAGAGAAGAGGTACAGAGTTCAATTCCTTCTAGAAGACCTATGCGAGAAGAACATACTAGAAGCTCTGAACCAGCAGTTCAAAATTCATCTCGTGCAAAATCAATTGCAGAAAAACTTGGATTTATTAATTTTGATGAAGATGAATTTGATACTCCTTCTTTTATGAGAAAAGAGGATGAAGGTCAAAACTCGCTTGAACATTAA
- the ftsA gene encoding cell division protein FtsA has protein sequence MNEKKVIVGLDVGTTKVCTIVGAKNTNQELEIIGIGTHPSHGLKKGSVVNIDKTISSIRCSIEEAKLMAGVNILEARIGIAGNHIYSFNSSGVVAVKGTEITQEDIDRVLEAAKAVVIPSDREILHVIPQEYRVDNTRGINNPIGMCGVRLEAHVHIVTGAISLIQNLVKCVEETGIHAEAITLQPLASSEAVLTAEEKEMGVVLVDIGGGTTDIAIWKDGSLIHSQIIPVGGNHFTNDLAVALKVPHTEAERIKINHGSVLAEKLNQSAHITVQGLSGTRPREIRLSLVAEVLGARADELFNIIKDIVSERSEQQEITGGYVLTGGGALIKGLPELAEYIIERPTKIGYPRPFGGMTNVMQNPKFSTVLGLLIESDKSNRHVEEKERHYSKQGDLIGKLSDSLKNVFREIF, from the coding sequence ATGAACGAAAAGAAAGTCATTGTTGGCCTTGACGTTGGTACAACTAAGGTTTGTACAATCGTAGGCGCCAAAAACACTAATCAAGAACTTGAAATTATCGGTATTGGAACTCATCCAAGTCACGGACTTAAAAAAGGTTCCGTCGTCAATATTGATAAAACCATAAGTTCCATAAGATGTTCTATTGAAGAAGCTAAATTAATGGCCGGTGTAAATATTCTTGAAGCGAGGATTGGAATAGCAGGAAACCATATCTATAGCTTCAATAGTTCTGGAGTTGTAGCTGTTAAAGGCACAGAGATTACACAAGAGGATATTGATCGAGTTCTTGAGGCGGCCAAAGCAGTTGTCATCCCTTCAGACCGTGAAATTCTTCATGTTATACCACAGGAATATCGAGTAGATAACACGAGAGGAATTAATAATCCTATCGGCATGTGTGGAGTGAGACTTGAAGCGCACGTACATATTGTTACTGGTGCAATTTCACTAATTCAAAATTTAGTAAAATGTGTTGAAGAAACTGGTATTCACGCTGAGGCGATAACACTTCAGCCACTAGCTTCTTCTGAAGCAGTACTTACTGCTGAAGAAAAAGAAATGGGTGTTGTTCTTGTTGATATCGGAGGAGGAACAACTGATATTGCTATTTGGAAAGATGGGAGTTTAATTCATTCTCAAATTATACCAGTTGGGGGAAACCATTTTACAAACGATTTGGCAGTCGCCTTAAAAGTTCCACATACTGAGGCCGAAAGAATAAAAATTAATCACGGATCAGTACTTGCTGAAAAATTAAATCAATCAGCACATATTACTGTACAAGGATTGTCGGGAACACGACCAAGAGAAATTCGACTTAGCCTAGTCGCTGAGGTTTTAGGAGCTAGAGCAGATGAGCTCTTTAATATTATCAAAGATATCGTCTCTGAAAGAAGTGAGCAGCAAGAAATAACTGGTGGGTATGTACTGACTGGTGGTGGGGCCCTTATTAAAGGTCTTCCCGAACTTGCAGAATATATCATAGAAAGGCCAACAAAAATTGGATATCCAAGGCCATTTGGAGGGATGACAAATGTTATGCAAAATCCAAAATTTTCAACTGTTCTTGGTCTTTTAATTGAGTCAGACAAAAGCAATCGACATGTTGAAGAAAAAGAGCGACACTATTCCAAGCAGGGTGATTTGATAGGGAAGTTGAGTGACTCTCTGAAAAATGTCTTTAGAGAAATATTTTAA
- a CDS encoding cell division protein FtsQ → MKYLLIFLCLIQLQANEPKEKLKYRTSFGQCPSKVAGALTLQLVKEFENNRSLLDVKKKIIDDNLVEKHFLSQYEINFNPVKKELFFNLECPSPLMKVQIYKDGGLDSYEAILVDSGELFDPTYEVLLRSEHKIKHDLPSLALPVGDFGEETQKQVTDLFSDMSPRFRQKLSEMIISDKKDLTVILSINGNPSSVFLGQGDWRHKFKKLDKIVTYMEQKNKVPAIINLTNSKKVVVKFNESL, encoded by the coding sequence ATGAAATACCTACTGATATTTTTATGTTTAATACAACTACAAGCAAACGAACCCAAAGAAAAATTAAAATATAGAACATCTTTCGGGCAATGTCCTTCTAAGGTTGCTGGAGCACTTACTCTACAATTGGTGAAAGAATTTGAAAATAATCGTTCCCTTTTAGATGTAAAAAAGAAAATAATAGACGACAATTTGGTGGAAAAGCATTTTCTCTCACAATATGAAATCAATTTTAATCCAGTTAAAAAAGAATTGTTCTTTAATCTTGAGTGTCCAAGTCCACTTATGAAAGTACAAATCTATAAGGATGGTGGACTGGATTCATATGAAGCGATTCTTGTCGATAGTGGTGAACTTTTTGATCCAACTTATGAAGTCTTATTGCGATCCGAACATAAAATAAAACATGATTTACCCTCTTTAGCATTACCTGTAGGTGATTTTGGAGAAGAAACTCAAAAGCAAGTCACAGATCTTTTCTCAGATATGTCTCCTAGATTCAGACAAAAATTATCAGAAATGATTATCTCCGATAAGAAAGATCTAACAGTGATTTTATCAATTAATGGAAACCCCTCAAGTGTCTTTCTTGGGCAGGGTGATTGGAGACATAAGTTTAAAAAGCTTGATAAAATAGTTACTTACATGGAACAAAAGAATAAAGTTCCAGCAATTATAAATCTTACAAACTCTAAGAAAGTAGTTGTAAAGTTCAACGAGTCCCTTTAG
- a CDS encoding UDP-N-acetylmuramate--L-alanine ligase, which produces MIDTRKDISIHFIGIGGIGMSGIAEVLVNLGYKVTGSDISDSANTNKLQSLGATIFIGHDEKNIQDQTVVVYSSAIDNTNPEINKARNLKIPIMRRAEMLAELMRLKYGIAIAGTHGKTTTTSMLATILKEANKDPTYIIGGIVKNLKGHANVGKGDYLVAEADESDGSFLLLNPIMSVITNIDKDHLDHYGSVENLHESFLKFANKVPFYGVCAINAHDPELINMRSEIIKPTITFGINTDSDYIAKEVVQTKDSCAFKLFYQNEYQCDFKINLPGEHNVLNALGALALAHSMNIDFKTISLGLSKFEGVGRRMQTVYKYKNFEVIDDYAHHPTEILKTLKTLKDTRKNQKIMAIFEPHRFSRTKSCWNEFLHSFNYVDKVGILPIYPASEAPIEGILSGRLVKDINGLHPNLAEELQGYSNIRKYILDNKEENATLIVLGAGPISRKTSEIVTKLNE; this is translated from the coding sequence GTGATAGATACGAGAAAAGACATCAGTATTCATTTTATAGGAATTGGCGGAATCGGCATGAGCGGAATTGCAGAAGTTCTTGTAAACTTAGGGTATAAAGTGACGGGTTCTGATATTTCTGATTCGGCGAATACGAATAAACTCCAAAGCTTAGGTGCAACAATTTTTATAGGACATGACGAAAAAAACATTCAAGATCAAACAGTGGTGGTCTACAGTTCTGCAATTGATAATACAAACCCAGAAATTAATAAAGCTCGAAATCTTAAAATTCCTATCATGAGACGTGCTGAAATGCTCGCAGAGCTTATGAGACTTAAATACGGTATTGCCATAGCTGGAACTCATGGAAAAACAACAACGACAAGTATGCTTGCTACAATTCTTAAAGAAGCAAATAAAGATCCTACATATATTATAGGTGGTATTGTTAAAAATCTAAAAGGCCATGCTAATGTTGGAAAAGGTGACTACCTTGTTGCAGAGGCCGACGAATCAGATGGATCCTTTTTACTATTAAATCCGATTATGTCCGTGATCACAAATATTGATAAAGATCACTTAGATCACTATGGTAGCGTTGAAAATTTGCACGAGTCTTTTTTGAAATTTGCAAATAAAGTTCCTTTTTATGGTGTTTGTGCAATAAATGCACATGATCCAGAACTCATAAATATGCGTAGTGAAATTATAAAACCAACCATTACATTTGGTATAAATACTGATTCAGATTATATTGCAAAAGAAGTTGTTCAAACCAAAGATTCTTGCGCTTTTAAGCTTTTTTATCAAAATGAGTATCAGTGCGATTTTAAAATTAATCTACCAGGTGAGCATAACGTTTTAAATGCATTGGGTGCCTTGGCGTTGGCACATTCAATGAATATCGATTTCAAAACGATTTCACTAGGCCTTAGTAAATTTGAAGGCGTTGGTAGACGTATGCAAACTGTTTATAAGTATAAAAATTTTGAAGTCATTGATGATTATGCTCATCATCCAACTGAGATTCTCAAAACTTTAAAAACATTAAAAGACACCAGAAAGAACCAAAAGATCATGGCCATATTTGAGCCACACCGTTTTTCAAGGACTAAATCCTGTTGGAACGAATTTCTCCATAGTTTTAATTACGTTGATAAAGTCGGTATTTTGCCAATCTATCCTGCTAGTGAAGCACCGATTGAGGGCATTTTAAGTGGTCGCCTTGTAAAAGATATAAATGGACTTCATCCGAATTTGGCAGAAGAGCTGCAGGGATATTCAAATATTAGAAAATATATTCTAGATAACAAAGAAGAAAATGCAACGCTCATTGTTTTAGGTGCAGGCCCAATCAGCAGAAAAACTTCAGAAATTGTGACTAAACTTAATGAATAA
- a CDS encoding hemerythrin family protein, producing the protein MSFKWNEKFSVGIKSIDNQHKKIINYINKLSALKKKKYHEESVLEILTELRKYIKSHFAHEEKLFHVNGYPETFEHSNAHKKFSEYINNFYEEVISKKAVDIEKMESYLVSWFMEHILVEDKKYEEFFKEHNVI; encoded by the coding sequence ATGAGTTTTAAATGGAATGAAAAGTTCAGTGTTGGAATTAAAAGTATAGATAATCAACATAAAAAAATTATTAATTATATAAATAAACTATCAGCATTGAAAAAAAAGAAATATCACGAAGAAAGTGTTCTAGAGATATTAACTGAGTTAAGAAAATACATAAAGTCTCATTTTGCTCATGAAGAAAAATTATTTCATGTAAATGGATATCCTGAAACATTTGAACACTCAAATGCTCACAAAAAATTTAGCGAATATATTAATAATTTCTATGAAGAAGTGATTTCAAAAAAAGCAGTAGATATCGAAAAAATGGAGTCTTATCTCGTTAGCTGGTTTATGGAACATATTTTAGTTGAAGATAAAAAGTATGAAGAGTTCTTTAAAGAGCATAATGTCATTTGA